In Mustela nigripes isolate SB6536 chromosome 10, MUSNIG.SB6536, whole genome shotgun sequence, one DNA window encodes the following:
- the RPS27 gene encoding small ribosomal subunit protein eS27 produces the protein MPLAKDLLHPSPEEEKRKHKKKRLVQSPNSYFMDVKCPGCYKITTVFSHAQTVVLCVGCSTVLCQPTGGKARLTEGCSFRRKQH, from the exons ATGCCC CTCGCGAAGGACCTCCTGCACCCGTCCCcggaagaggagaagaggaagcacaAGAAGAAGCGCCTGGTGCAGAGCCCCAACTCCTACTTCATGGACGTGAAGTGCCCGG GATGCTACAAAATCACCACCGTGTTCAGCCACGCGCAGACGGTCGTGCTGTGTGTCGGCTGCTCCACTGTGCTCTGCCAGCCCACGGGAGGGAAGGCGAGGCTTACAGAAG GATGCTCCTTCAGGCGGAAGCAGCACTGA